Proteins from a genomic interval of Betta splendens chromosome 10, fBetSpl5.4, whole genome shotgun sequence:
- the LOC114864748 gene encoding platelet-derived growth factor receptor-like protein isoform X2 — MLLLHLCRWKGKLAFSVLLICAVIFELAYCQDEQRNTPKKKVTLKNNKPGKSANKGPKTVTAKPKKKATPPAQVLDRGTFKKVGESISVPTGGSLELRCRGKPVQWSVPPYLEEDHEGRLRTVQHERYGVLTLVNTTGADTGEYSCYPMYCEDTDCRKEYDKAVKVFVFFPDPQELFVPSADYYEVIQLRTNWPTVLPCQVTTPEAKVTLHREFPPAEVAVDGTEISFSVKKGFTIHRPRPHHAGALFCVASLGNLRQSSTKYMLIYVNYPTAPPAPVIRASSSPVVVGENLRVSCTVVAEQDVDIGFTWDYPGQEIGRPLYTQESISLVGGGTARQQSQSVLLVDEVRDVDKGTYTCTAQNLQGAKSVSTTVRVVPKAKPTKP; from the exons ATGCTGTTGCTGCATTTGTGCCGATGGAAGGGAAAGCTGGCGTTCAGCGTTCTACTCATTTGTGCAGTAATCTTCGAGTTGG CCTATTGTCAAGACGAACAGAGGAATACACCGAAGAAGAAGGTCAcactaaaaaacaacaaacctggcaAATCAGCAAATAAAGGGCCCAAGACTGTAACCGCCAAACCCAAGAAAAAAGCTACACCCCCTGCTCAG GTGCTGGACAGAGGGACCTTTAAAAAGGTGGGTGAAAGCATAAGTGTGCCGACAGGAGGAAGTCTGGAGCTGAGGTGCAGGGGCAAACCTGTGCAGTGGAGTGTGCCACCCTACCTGGAGGAGGACCACGAAGGGCGACTCAG GACGGTCCAACATGAGCGATATGGCGTCCTGACCCTGGTCAACACCACCGGTGCAGACACAGGAGAGTACAGCTGCTATCCAATGTACTGTGAAGACACCGACTGCAGGAAGGAGTACGACAAAGCTGTCAAGgtctttgtcttctttccag ACCCTCAGGAGCTATTCGTCCCTTCAGCTGACTATTATGAGGTAATCCAGCTGAGGACCAACTGGCCAACAGTCCTCCCCTGTCAGGTCACTACCCCCGAGGCCAAGGTAACTTTGCACCGCGAGTTCCCACCGGCGGAGGTGGCGGTGGACGGGACGGAGATCTCCTTCAGCGTCAAGAAGGGCTTCACCATCCATCGTCCCCGGCCGCATCACGCCGGAGCCTTGTTTTGTGTCGCCAGTCTGGGCAACCTGAGGCAGAGCTCCACTAAGTACATGCTGATTTATGTCAACT ACCCCACGGCTCCACCCGCCCCAGTCATCCGGGCCTCATCAAGCCCAGTGGTCGTTGGGGAGAACCTCCGCGTCAGCTGCACTGTGGTGGCAGAGCAGGATGTAGACATCGGTTTCACATGGGACTACCCAGGACAGGAG ATTGGACGGCCTCTGTACACCCAGGAGAGCATCAGTCTGGTCGGTGGTGGAACAGCCCGACAGCAGTCTCAGTCGGTCCTCCTGGTGGATGAAGTGAGAGACGTGGACAAGGGAACCTACACCTGCACCGCCCAGAACCTGCAAGGAGCCAAATCAGTGTCCACGACAGTCAGAGTGGTCCCCAAAGCGAAACCAACGAAACCATGA
- the LOC114864748 gene encoding platelet-derived growth factor receptor-like protein isoform X1, with product MLLLHLCRWKGKLAFSVLLICAVIFELAYCQDEQRNTPKKKVTLKNNKPGKSANKGPKTVTAKPKKKATPPAQVQTFITQVLDRGTFKKVGESISVPTGGSLELRCRGKPVQWSVPPYLEEDHEGRLRTVQHERYGVLTLVNTTGADTGEYSCYPMYCEDTDCRKEYDKAVKVFVFFPDPQELFVPSADYYEVIQLRTNWPTVLPCQVTTPEAKVTLHREFPPAEVAVDGTEISFSVKKGFTIHRPRPHHAGALFCVASLGNLRQSSTKYMLIYVNYPTAPPAPVIRASSSPVVVGENLRVSCTVVAEQDVDIGFTWDYPGQEIGRPLYTQESISLVGGGTARQQSQSVLLVDEVRDVDKGTYTCTAQNLQGAKSVSTTVRVVPKAKPTKP from the exons ATGCTGTTGCTGCATTTGTGCCGATGGAAGGGAAAGCTGGCGTTCAGCGTTCTACTCATTTGTGCAGTAATCTTCGAGTTGG CCTATTGTCAAGACGAACAGAGGAATACACCGAAGAAGAAGGTCAcactaaaaaacaacaaacctggcaAATCAGCAAATAAAGGGCCCAAGACTGTAACCGCCAAACCCAAGAAAAAAGCTACACCCCCTGCTCAGGTCCAGACCTTCATCACACAG GTGCTGGACAGAGGGACCTTTAAAAAGGTGGGTGAAAGCATAAGTGTGCCGACAGGAGGAAGTCTGGAGCTGAGGTGCAGGGGCAAACCTGTGCAGTGGAGTGTGCCACCCTACCTGGAGGAGGACCACGAAGGGCGACTCAG GACGGTCCAACATGAGCGATATGGCGTCCTGACCCTGGTCAACACCACCGGTGCAGACACAGGAGAGTACAGCTGCTATCCAATGTACTGTGAAGACACCGACTGCAGGAAGGAGTACGACAAAGCTGTCAAGgtctttgtcttctttccag ACCCTCAGGAGCTATTCGTCCCTTCAGCTGACTATTATGAGGTAATCCAGCTGAGGACCAACTGGCCAACAGTCCTCCCCTGTCAGGTCACTACCCCCGAGGCCAAGGTAACTTTGCACCGCGAGTTCCCACCGGCGGAGGTGGCGGTGGACGGGACGGAGATCTCCTTCAGCGTCAAGAAGGGCTTCACCATCCATCGTCCCCGGCCGCATCACGCCGGAGCCTTGTTTTGTGTCGCCAGTCTGGGCAACCTGAGGCAGAGCTCCACTAAGTACATGCTGATTTATGTCAACT ACCCCACGGCTCCACCCGCCCCAGTCATCCGGGCCTCATCAAGCCCAGTGGTCGTTGGGGAGAACCTCCGCGTCAGCTGCACTGTGGTGGCAGAGCAGGATGTAGACATCGGTTTCACATGGGACTACCCAGGACAGGAG ATTGGACGGCCTCTGTACACCCAGGAGAGCATCAGTCTGGTCGGTGGTGGAACAGCCCGACAGCAGTCTCAGTCGGTCCTCCTGGTGGATGAAGTGAGAGACGTGGACAAGGGAACCTACACCTGCACCGCCCAGAACCTGCAAGGAGCCAAATCAGTGTCCACGACAGTCAGAGTGGTCCCCAAAGCGAAACCAACGAAACCATGA